DNA sequence from the Marinitoga litoralis genome:
TGCGGCCTGACCCCATAATATTGGAGAATAAATAAGGAAAACTCATTTTTTCACACAAACAATAAAATCGTTAAATTTAATTGATTTAATTTCATTTGATTCATTATTTGTATTAGAAAAAAGATTAAACACAAACTCGGGAGTAAAATAATTCAAAGAACCGTGAGGTCTTAAATTATTATAAAAATAAATGTATGAAATATAATAATTATAGACATCATCAATATAATCAAATTCAATAGATTCAACAAATTCATGTTGAACACTAGAATGAAAAGATTCAATATAAGCTTGAGAGTTAGGATTATTCTTGTATCCAAATTCATGAATAATGTTTAATTCTTCCATAAAAGCAGCAGTAATTTTAGCTTTAAATTGTGGCCCGTTGTCAGTTCTGATAATAAGATTATTAGGAATAGTGCCTCTAAATTCAATAGATTTTCTAACGGTAGAAATAAAATCTTTAGCTTTAATAGAATTGCCAATATACACACCAACAATGGATATTTGCATCGATTATGCTAAGAATAGGAATATAACCATCATATTTAGTAGGAATAAACTTAATATCAGATTCCCAATATTGATTAGGTCTAGTAATATCATGATTTTTAGGTCTTTTTCTTGGATGTTTAGGATGACGATGATAATATCTAACAAGATTTAATTCTTTTCTTAATCTGTGAATCTTTTTGTGATTAATGATAATATTAAACTTTTGTCTGAATATAGCAGATAATTTCTTAGAGCCAAGAGTTTTGTAAAAGAACTCAGGATTAGACGGATTATCAACAGATAATAATTCAATCAATAATTGTTTAATATAATCATCAGGAACTTTTTTACCATCATTAGTAAAAGAATAGC
Encoded proteins:
- a CDS encoding integrase core domain-containing protein, with product MYIGNSIKAKDFISTVRKSIEFRGTIPNNLIIRTDNGPQFKAKITAAFMEELNIIHEFGYKNNPNSQAYIESFHSSVQHEFVESIEFDYIDDVYNYYISYIYFYNNLRPHGSLNYFTPEFVFNLFSNTNNESNEIKSIKFNDFIVCVKK
- a CDS encoding IS3 family transposase, whose product is MIELLSVDNPSNPEFFYKTLGSKKLSAIFRQKFNIIINHKKIHRLRKELNLVRYYHRHPKHPRKRPKNHDITRPNQYWESDIKFIPTKYDGYIPILSIIDANIHCWCVYWQFY